One Alicyclobacillus acidoterrestris DNA window includes the following coding sequences:
- the ureC gene encoding urease subunit alpha: MYGPTVGDKIRLADTELWIEIEQDHTVYGDEAKFGGGKTIRDGMGQHPYATRLEDVLDTVITNAVILDTWGIVKADIGIKDGYIVGIGKAGNPLTMDGVTKGMVIGASTEVIAGENTIVTAGGIDSHIHFISPQQVDVALQSGITTMLGGGTGPATGTLATTVTPGAWHLRRMLEAAEALPVNVGYLGKGNASGHRALAEQIEAGAIGLKLHEDWGSTPHAIDICLQVADAYDVQVAIHTDTLNEGGFVQDTIAAINGRTIHTYHTEGAGGGHAPDIIRIASMQNVLPSSTNPTRPYTKNTVDEHLDMLMVCHHLDPNIPEDIAFADSRIRPETIGAEDILHDLGVFSMMSSDSQAMGRVGEVIIRTWQTADKMKRQRGALAEDGRADNARVKRYVAKYTINPAITHGISQYVGSVEVGKLADLVLWSPAFFGVKPELVLKGGAIVLANMGDPNASIPTPQPTFYRPMFGQLGKARYATSLTFVSQASLTLGIVQQYGLNKRVVPVRQCRNISKQSMVHNDALPVIEVDPLTYRVTADGEWLTCEPAEVLPLAQRYFLF, from the coding sequence ATGTACGGCCCCACGGTGGGGGATAAAATTCGGCTCGCTGATACCGAGTTATGGATTGAGATTGAACAAGACCACACGGTCTACGGCGATGAGGCAAAGTTCGGTGGCGGCAAGACGATTCGCGATGGCATGGGGCAGCACCCGTATGCGACGAGGCTGGAGGACGTGTTGGATACCGTCATTACGAATGCGGTGATTCTTGACACGTGGGGCATTGTGAAGGCGGATATTGGTATCAAAGACGGGTACATCGTCGGCATTGGCAAAGCAGGGAATCCCTTGACGATGGACGGCGTCACAAAAGGTATGGTCATTGGTGCGAGTACGGAGGTCATCGCGGGCGAAAACACCATTGTGACTGCGGGAGGCATTGACAGCCATATTCACTTTATCAGCCCGCAGCAGGTGGATGTCGCGCTGCAAAGCGGCATTACGACGATGCTTGGCGGCGGAACAGGTCCAGCGACGGGGACGTTGGCGACAACGGTGACACCTGGGGCGTGGCATTTGCGGCGAATGTTGGAGGCGGCCGAGGCGTTGCCGGTGAACGTCGGTTATCTGGGGAAGGGGAACGCATCTGGTCACCGCGCATTGGCTGAGCAAATCGAAGCCGGGGCGATTGGACTCAAGTTACATGAGGACTGGGGCAGTACGCCGCACGCCATTGATATCTGTTTGCAGGTGGCGGATGCCTATGATGTACAAGTGGCGATTCACACGGACACGTTGAACGAGGGCGGCTTTGTTCAAGACACGATTGCGGCTATCAATGGTCGAACGATTCACACGTACCACACGGAGGGGGCTGGCGGCGGGCATGCGCCGGACATTATCCGAATTGCGTCCATGCAAAATGTCCTCCCGTCATCGACCAATCCGACGCGACCGTATACCAAGAATACGGTTGATGAGCACCTTGACATGCTCATGGTCTGTCACCACTTAGACCCCAACATCCCTGAGGACATCGCCTTTGCCGATTCGCGGATTCGGCCGGAGACCATTGGGGCGGAGGATATTCTCCACGACTTGGGCGTCTTTAGCATGATGAGTTCGGATTCTCAGGCGATGGGACGCGTGGGTGAGGTGATAATTCGCACCTGGCAGACAGCGGATAAGATGAAACGCCAGCGCGGCGCGCTCGCAGAGGATGGGCGGGCAGACAACGCACGCGTGAAGCGCTATGTCGCGAAGTACACTATCAATCCAGCTATCACGCACGGGATCTCCCAGTATGTCGGGTCTGTGGAAGTGGGGAAATTGGCCGATCTCGTCCTTTGGTCGCCAGCGTTTTTTGGCGTCAAACCGGAGCTTGTGCTCAAGGGCGGGGCCATTGTGCTCGCCAACATGGGTGACCCGAACGCATCAATTCCGACGCCGCAACCGACGTTTTACCGGCCGATGTTTGGCCAACTCGGCAAGGCGCGCTATGCGACGTCTTTGACATTCGTCTCGCAGGCGTCGTTGACGCTGGGTATTGTGCAACAGTACGGGTTGAACAAACGGGTTGTACCTGTTCGTCAGTGTCGCAATATCAGCAAGCAATCGATGGTGCACAACGACGCGCTGCCGGTCATCGAGGTTGATCCACTTACCTATCGCGTGACAGCAGACGGCGAGTGGTTGACGTGTGAACCAGCGGAGGTACTGCCGTTGGCGCAACGGTATTTTCTATTTTGA
- a CDS encoding urease accessory protein UreF yields the protein MNAQQLSFMLQICDGNFPNGAFSHSFGLETLIETGVVHDAATFQSALKSWFDLQLIPFDGLAAHLAWTYAHARDVAGVIRLAHLVSSSLIAEQAKRGALQIGRRSLQVLNGLVPGGITEWYWQRVRAGEVETTHGIALAVAAAEMGIEQSLSTTAVLYSALSSLVAAGVRAIPIGQTVGQQILATARRWIEEAPDFTGRTPEDISSSAVRWEIAQMNHKRLNGRLFMS from the coding sequence ATGAATGCTCAACAATTGTCTTTTATGCTTCAGATTTGCGACGGGAATTTCCCAAACGGCGCGTTTTCCCATTCGTTTGGCTTAGAAACACTGATTGAAACAGGGGTCGTTCACGATGCAGCGACGTTTCAGTCTGCACTGAAGAGTTGGTTTGATTTGCAGTTGATACCATTTGACGGTTTAGCGGCACATCTTGCGTGGACATATGCCCACGCAAGAGATGTTGCTGGCGTGATTCGTCTCGCCCACTTGGTGTCGTCATCGTTGATTGCCGAGCAGGCGAAGCGCGGTGCGCTACAAATTGGCAGGCGCTCTTTACAAGTTCTAAATGGGCTCGTTCCGGGTGGTATCACTGAGTGGTACTGGCAGCGTGTGCGCGCGGGCGAAGTCGAAACGACACACGGTATTGCGTTGGCCGTCGCAGCGGCTGAGATGGGCATCGAACAATCGTTGAGTACGACGGCGGTGCTCTACAGTGCACTGTCGAGTTTGGTCGCGGCAGGTGTGCGAGCCATCCCGATTGGTCAAACAGTCGGGCAGCAAATTCTCGCGACGGCTCGACGCTGGATCGAAGAAGCCCCCGATTTTACTGGACGTACGCCAGAGGACATTTCTTCGTCGGCCGTGCGTTGGGAAATTGCGCAAATGAACCACAAACGCTTGAATGGGCGACTGTTCATGTCCTAG
- a CDS encoding urease accessory protein UreD — translation MNTTRCSSVPDETGITGRVEVEFCRRGERTIVERQQFLGLLRMSRPVYRREGTCPEVQLIHLGPGAMDGDDYEQRLTLGSGAMAVVGFQSYAKVLPGAVGATQRTSITLGSESYLTMRPNVVIPYSHCTYTSVTDIYAEDGARAIVADVLTAESTQAAELDCNLVSLTTRLFRPNGFVLRDCIQVGRHSLSRGHIWSSEFPVLGSVILVGAGRHVENALHQVVESIDPAKAQVGVSYLVGAGVVIRIMAGRVQFVEQVIERVSHILEADAQRQSFEVEQAGVVSE, via the coding sequence TTGAATACAACGCGATGCTCGTCGGTCCCTGATGAGACTGGAATCACCGGTAGAGTGGAAGTTGAATTTTGTCGTCGAGGCGAGCGCACCATTGTCGAGCGACAACAGTTCTTGGGACTCCTGCGGATGAGTCGACCTGTATATCGGCGGGAAGGTACATGTCCGGAAGTTCAATTGATTCACCTCGGTCCTGGAGCGATGGACGGGGACGACTACGAACAGCGTTTGACGCTTGGCTCGGGTGCTATGGCGGTTGTTGGGTTTCAGTCTTATGCGAAGGTGTTGCCTGGTGCTGTGGGCGCAACCCAGCGAACCAGCATCACGCTAGGTTCTGAGAGCTACTTGACGATGCGTCCCAATGTCGTGATTCCGTATTCACACTGCACCTATACCTCGGTCACTGATATTTATGCAGAGGATGGTGCAAGGGCCATTGTGGCGGACGTTCTCACGGCCGAATCCACACAGGCAGCTGAGCTGGATTGCAATTTGGTATCGCTGACGACGCGGTTGTTTCGGCCGAATGGTTTCGTTTTACGCGACTGCATCCAGGTTGGGCGACATTCACTTTCGCGAGGCCACATTTGGTCTAGCGAGTTCCCGGTGCTCGGGAGTGTCATCTTGGTGGGTGCGGGGCGCCATGTGGAGAACGCTTTACACCAAGTTGTCGAGTCAATCGACCCTGCCAAGGCGCAAGTCGGTGTGTCATATTTGGTGGGCGCGGGTGTGGTCATTCGTATCATGGCGGGGCGAGTGCAGTTTGTGGAGCAAGTGATTGAGCGAGTTTCGCACATACTCGAAGCAGATGCACAACGTCAAAGTTTCGAGGTGGAACAAGCCGGAGTGGTTAGCGAGTGA
- a CDS encoding urease accessory protein UreE, with amino-acid sequence MKVTAIVGRETDFPNHQCDELRLESDDLARRVFRKRTAAGRELKVSLPRNTILRPGDVLLEDGGVIVVVRVEPEWVLAIYPASFEQIAQVGHQLGNRHIPIQIYENEILVAYHPLLESLFQGMDIECARVLRTLEQPFLHIFAPHMH; translated from the coding sequence GTGAAGGTCACAGCGATTGTGGGCCGCGAAACCGACTTTCCGAATCATCAGTGTGATGAATTGCGGCTGGAAAGCGATGATTTAGCTCGGCGCGTGTTTCGCAAGCGGACGGCTGCCGGGCGTGAACTGAAGGTGTCGTTACCGCGCAATACGATATTGCGCCCGGGGGACGTTTTGCTGGAGGACGGCGGCGTGATTGTCGTCGTTCGCGTGGAACCGGAGTGGGTCTTGGCGATTTATCCTGCGAGCTTTGAGCAGATTGCGCAGGTGGGGCATCAGTTAGGCAATCGCCACATCCCGATTCAAATTTATGAGAACGAAATTCTCGTCGCCTATCACCCGTTGTTGGAATCGCTATTTCAAGGGATGGACATCGAGTGCGCGCGCGTCTTGCGCACGCTGGAACAGCCGTTTCTCCACATTTTTGCACCTCACATGCACTAA